The Geobacter sp. AOG2 genome includes a window with the following:
- a CDS encoding terminase small subunit: MLNKKQLLFVNEYLVDLNATQAALRAGYSPRRAGSTGSELLHQPEVGAAIRQALTTRSKKPQVSSEDIIRSIVEIRSKAVTRGSLTQALKANELLGKHLKLFTDRVEHAGTEGAVELSDTELSNRLLTLIAILEGRANVP; encoded by the coding sequence GTGCTGAACAAAAAACAACTGCTGTTCGTGAACGAATATCTGGTGGACCTGAACGCCACCCAGGCGGCCCTCCGGGCCGGGTACAGCCCGCGCCGGGCCGGTTCGACCGGCAGCGAGCTGCTGCACCAGCCGGAGGTCGGCGCGGCGATCCGCCAGGCGTTGACGACCCGGAGCAAAAAGCCGCAGGTGAGCAGCGAGGACATTATCCGCTCCATCGTGGAGATCCGGAGCAAGGCCGTGACCAGGGGGAGCCTCACCCAGGCGCTGAAGGCCAACGAGCTGTTGGGCAAGCACCTGAAGCTCTTCACCGACCGGGTGGAGCACGCCGGGACGGAGGGGGCCGTGGAGCTGTCGGACACGGAGCTGTCCAACCGGCTCCTGACCCTCATCGCCATCCTTGAGGGGCGCGCCAATGTCCCATGA
- a CDS encoding helix-turn-helix domain-containing protein — translation MNIDESMDTWRRRRWVSAQELAQAMEVTTRTVRNWWYSRKTPLKAWMAYGDTRFIRFTAASAIEFVQGGFEEP, via the coding sequence ATGAATATCGACGAGAGCATGGATACGTGGCGCAGGCGGCGGTGGGTGAGCGCCCAGGAGTTGGCCCAGGCCATGGAGGTGACCACCCGCACGGTGCGCAACTGGTGGTACTCGCGCAAGACCCCGCTCAAGGCGTGGATGGCCTATGGGGATACGCGATTTATCCGCTTCACCGCGGCCTCGGCCATCGAGTTCGTGCAGGGCGGGTTCGAGGAGCCGTAG
- a CDS encoding murein L,D-transpeptidase family protein: MKKLIIIALIIVSVGIAALSFKAGRLENPLPANATADKILIEKSKRRLTLLNKNIPLKTYEVSLGKEPVGKKTEEGDGRTPEGIYSIDRRKLNSKYHRALHVSYPNAEDTAQARARGVSPGGDIMIHGLPNGIGFIGKLHTKRDWTLGCIAVTDPEIEEIWRVVPDGSTVEIVH, from the coding sequence ATGAAAAAGCTGATCATCATCGCATTAATTATCGTGTCGGTGGGCATTGCCGCCCTTTCCTTCAAGGCCGGACGGCTTGAGAACCCCTTACCAGCAAATGCGACGGCAGACAAGATTCTAATCGAAAAGAGCAAGCGTCGCCTGACATTGTTGAACAAGAATATTCCGCTGAAAACCTATGAAGTATCGCTAGGCAAAGAGCCTGTTGGAAAGAAAACAGAAGAAGGCGATGGACGAACCCCGGAAGGAATTTATTCAATCGACAGAAGAAAGCTCAACAGCAAATATCATCGGGCGCTACACGTCTCCTATCCAAACGCTGAAGATACCGCGCAGGCAAGAGCACGAGGAGTTTCTCCGGGCGGCGACATCATGATTCATGGGTTGCCGAATGGCATTGGCTTCATCGGCAAACTTCATACGAAAAGAGACTGGACACTCGGCTGCATCGCCGTGACAGACCCTGAAATCGAGGAGATTTGGCGCGTGGTTCCAGATGGGTCTACAGTGGAAATTGTGCACTAA
- a CDS encoding N-acetyltransferase family protein, producing the protein MITIAPFEQADWPLVWDIIAPVFRAGETYSYAPDITEAEARRLWVEVPAATYVAKDEDGAVLGTYFLKPNQPGLGSHVCNCGYIVGDNARGKGVATLMCEHSQQEGTRLGFRAMQFNFVVSTNEGAVRLWQKLGFAIVGTIPGAFRHAKLGFVDAFVMYKLLEA; encoded by the coding sequence ATGATCACCATAGCACCGTTCGAACAGGCAGATTGGCCATTGGTCTGGGACATCATCGCGCCCGTATTCCGCGCGGGCGAAACCTATTCGTATGCACCGGATATAACGGAGGCCGAGGCCCGCAGGCTGTGGGTCGAGGTCCCGGCCGCAACCTATGTGGCCAAGGACGAGGACGGCGCCGTGCTCGGCACGTACTTCCTCAAGCCGAATCAGCCGGGGTTGGGGTCGCATGTGTGCAACTGCGGGTATATTGTCGGCGATAACGCCCGGGGCAAGGGGGTGGCGACGCTCATGTGCGAGCATTCCCAGCAGGAGGGCACGCGGTTGGGATTCCGCGCGATGCAGTTCAATTTCGTGGTCTCCACCAATGAGGGCGCCGTGCGTCTCTGGCAGAAGCTGGGCTTCGCCATAGTGGGTACCATCCCCGGCGCGTTCCGCCACGCGAAGCTCGGCTTTGTGGATGCGTTCGTCATGTACAAGCTGCTGGAAGCATGA
- a CDS encoding helix-turn-helix domain-containing protein, with translation MDTGNSIRELRLEAGYTQQQLGAVIGVKAAYISALERGQRRPGKKLLPLLCDALAVDEMTILFGPRKAQHHREDQEKTELRAIIERLTRNQILHVLRYIQDLLAAGERNDTYRPFILRQPFTNRPVRSRPVT, from the coding sequence ATGGACACCGGGAACAGCATACGGGAACTCCGTCTGGAGGCGGGCTACACGCAACAACAACTGGGCGCGGTCATCGGGGTCAAGGCGGCCTACATATCGGCCCTGGAGCGGGGACAGCGCCGTCCGGGGAAAAAGCTCCTCCCCCTCCTGTGCGACGCCCTCGCCGTGGACGAGATGACCATCCTCTTCGGCCCGCGCAAGGCGCAACACCACCGGGAAGACCAGGAGAAAACGGAACTGCGGGCCATAATCGAGCGCCTCACCCGCAACCAGATACTCCACGTGCTCCGGTACATACAAGACCTGCTGGCCGCCGGCGAACGGAACGATACCTACAGGCCCTTCATCCTGCGCCAACCCTTCACCAACCGTCCGGTCCGGTCCCGTCCCGTCACCTGA
- a CDS encoding four helix bundle suffix domain-containing protein: MTSIILPHGDYRNLLSYQKALVVYDLTFRFCARFLTRGDRTIDQMVQAARSGKQNIVEGSKAAGTSKEMEIKLTNVARASLEELLEDYRDYLRVRDLEIWAKDSPEARYVRKLGNTTPADFATYRPFVETRPAQVVANMALCLIHQTNYLLDRQIQSLERDFLKDGGLRERMTRARVEARKEKS, translated from the coding sequence ATGACCTCCATCATCCTGCCCCACGGCGACTACCGGAATCTGCTCTCCTACCAAAAGGCTTTAGTTGTCTACGACCTCACCTTCCGCTTTTGCGCCCGGTTCCTCACCAGGGGCGACCGCACCATCGACCAGATGGTGCAGGCGGCCCGCTCGGGCAAGCAGAATATCGTGGAAGGGAGCAAGGCGGCGGGGACGTCGAAGGAGATGGAGATCAAGCTGACCAACGTGGCGCGGGCCAGCCTGGAGGAGTTGCTGGAGGATTACCGGGATTACCTGCGGGTGCGGGATCTGGAGATCTGGGCCAAGGATTCCCCCGAGGCCCGGTATGTGAGGAAACTGGGGAATACCACCCCTGCGGATTTCGCGACCTATCGCCCGTTCGTGGAGACCCGCCCCGCCCAGGTGGTGGCCAACATGGCCCTGTGCCTGATCCACCAGACCAACTACCTGCTGGACCGGCAGATACAATCACTGGAACGGGATTTCCTGAAAGACGGCGGCCTGCGCGAAAGGATGACCAGGGCGAGGGTGGAGGCGAGAAAGGAAAAATCGTAA
- a CDS encoding BrnT family toxin yields MTFEYDSEKSDANRKKHGIDFTAAQALWDDPDRIEIPALTTGEPRFLVLGRIDGKHWSGVITYRGENVRIISVRRSRKEEVHIYEG; encoded by the coding sequence GATTCCGAAAAAAGCGACGCCAACAGGAAGAAGCATGGGATTGATTTCACTGCTGCGCAGGCGTTATGGGACGACCCGGATCGTATCGAGATACCGGCACTGACGACCGGTGAACCACGGTTTCTGGTACTAGGCAGGATCGACGGTAAACACTGGTCGGGGGTCATAACGTATCGGGGGGAGAACGTCAGGATCATCTCGGTGCGCCGTTCGAGGAAAGAGGAGGTCCATATCTATGAAGGCTGA
- a CDS encoding ATP-dependent endonuclease — MYQYDQKPGTRLSDESASALQQIHDSEYSVLVGRNNCGKSFLLKALTQQWGKNSSYLGPARYQNFNLLGYYIPNRNRKDEKWQQWQQQWQQQQQNIDNSPVNLQQAISELSDEKREHLIEIIYELMGVKLEIRHTVYDNSMSQKYISCGGHNISYTSSGFRLIATLVTSLMDTDYEKFLIDEPELGISPEAQGILADFLFDRKHREKYFPHIKTIVFATHSTIFLDRNNIYNNFTVEKNGDEISVRKVETQTDFNDIHFFLLGNRFETLYLPSAIILVEGKSDHSFIDRVLALRYPGYLISVVPAHSDSRIKEILSIAKGLFSDLQKSPYRDRIFVILDSTHTAGLPEQLITMGLTSNHIVKWPKNGIEYYYPPSIVDKIFGIGPEIQITGDIISRNGISHSKAVLAEKIVSLLDSVTPMQADFTQLFLVPLEAKIGVL, encoded by the coding sequence ATGTATCAATATGATCAAAAGCCAGGAACTCGCTTATCAGATGAATCAGCCTCTGCTCTCCAACAAATACATGATTCGGAATACTCTGTGCTTGTTGGCAGAAATAATTGCGGGAAGTCTTTTCTGTTGAAGGCGTTAACTCAGCAATGGGGAAAGAATTCTTCTTACCTAGGGCCGGCGAGATATCAGAATTTTAATTTGCTGGGCTATTACATTCCAAACAGGAATAGGAAAGATGAGAAGTGGCAGCAATGGCAGCAGCAATGGCAGCAGCAACAGCAAAATATTGATAATTCGCCGGTCAATCTCCAACAAGCAATTTCAGAACTGTCTGACGAAAAAAGAGAACACTTAATAGAGATAATTTATGAACTTATGGGTGTTAAACTCGAAATTCGTCATACTGTCTATGATAATTCAATGTCTCAGAAATATATTTCATGTGGAGGGCACAACATTTCATATACAAGCTCTGGTTTTAGGTTGATAGCAACTCTTGTTACAAGCCTTATGGATACTGATTATGAAAAATTTCTTATTGATGAGCCTGAGCTTGGTATTAGCCCAGAAGCACAAGGAATATTAGCTGATTTTCTTTTCGATCGTAAACACCGTGAAAAATATTTTCCTCATATTAAGACTATTGTTTTTGCAACACATTCAACAATATTTTTAGATAGGAATAACATCTATAATAACTTCACTGTTGAAAAAAATGGTGACGAAATATCTGTTAGAAAAGTTGAGACACAAACTGATTTTAATGACATCCATTTCTTTTTACTAGGTAATCGCTTCGAAACTCTTTACTTGCCTTCTGCAATAATATTGGTTGAAGGTAAATCTGATCATAGCTTCATTGATCGTGTGCTCGCTCTTCGTTATCCAGGATACTTAATAAGTGTTGTACCTGCACACTCCGACAGCAGAATTAAAGAAATATTGAGTATTGCGAAAGGGCTCTTTTCTGATTTACAGAAAAGTCCATATAGAGACAGAATCTTTGTGATCCTTGACTCGACCCATACCGCTGGTTTGCCGGAGCAGTTGATCACAATGGGACTAACTTCTAACCACATTGTTAAGTGGCCTAAAAATGGCATCGAGTATTACTATCCTCCCTCCATCGTCGACAAGATTTTTGGCATTGGTCCAGAGATACAAATTACAGGAGATATTATTTCCCGCAACGGCATCTCGCATTCAAAGGCAGTGTTGGCAGAAAAAATAGTTTCACTCTTGGACTCGGTCACACCTATGCAAGCTGATTTTACGCAGCTTTTTCTGGTGCCACTTGAGGCAAAGATTGGGGTACTATAA
- a CDS encoding DUF262 domain-containing protein: MSFQTPITIANAIEDVEYNRLLLPAIQREFVWSNSQIEWLFDSIMRHYPISSFLFWKVEGETKSQYKFYSFLNNYRERYQTHNAEFSTNGVNDFMAVLDGQQRLASIYIGLKGSYAYKMPRLWWNNDEYSIPTRLLYLNILTPLNDEEDGRVYDFKFLTRDEYSQDKRKWFKVGDILNLKSLFEFNKYLDENSYKDNEFSYETLSRLQESIHTDRMINYFLEKEQNIDKALNIFIRINSGGEPLNFSDLLMSIAIANWSKKDARKELNLLVDEIRDKGFFINKDLILKTFLVLYSNDIRFKVTNFSKGNAQDFEEKWDNIKCSFHSVFDLIKSFGFTETTLTSKNAIIPIIYYLYHKNIYTDFHRKKCYEADRNVIKKWLHVVLIKRTFGGQADAILSKIRNVFTDDIGIEKIKLSIQEFPHDLIVKELRGTTKDMTFDEDYIDKLLQIQKDDSLCFSILAVLYPHLDYRNGDFHKDHIFPESMFMKRKLTKLGIGDVDFEFYLDRNNYNGIANLQLLDSNENMSKQDIDLKTWVLGESKKKNLTQKEFCVRHLIPELLEVSQFKEFIYARKELLKGLLLQLA; encoded by the coding sequence ATGTCATTCCAAACACCAATTACAATTGCCAATGCTATAGAGGATGTTGAGTATAATAGGCTTCTCTTGCCTGCAATTCAAAGAGAATTTGTTTGGTCAAATTCACAGATTGAGTGGTTGTTTGACTCTATAATGCGTCACTACCCAATTAGTTCTTTCTTGTTTTGGAAAGTTGAAGGAGAGACAAAAAGTCAGTATAAGTTTTATAGCTTCCTCAATAACTACCGAGAGAGATATCAGACACATAATGCTGAATTTAGCACTAACGGTGTTAACGATTTCATGGCGGTCCTTGATGGGCAGCAAAGACTTGCATCAATATATATTGGCCTGAAGGGGAGTTATGCCTACAAGATGCCACGGCTTTGGTGGAATAATGATGAATACAGCATTCCCACAAGGCTCCTTTATCTCAACATACTAACGCCTTTAAATGATGAAGAAGATGGTAGAGTGTATGATTTTAAATTTCTAACCAGAGACGAATATAGTCAAGATAAAAGAAAGTGGTTTAAGGTTGGTGATATATTAAACCTCAAAAGCCTTTTTGAATTTAATAAGTATTTAGATGAAAATAGTTATAAGGATAATGAATTTAGCTATGAGACCCTGTCTAGGTTGCAAGAATCAATACATACTGATAGAATGATTAACTATTTTCTCGAAAAAGAACAAAATATAGATAAAGCTCTTAATATTTTTATTAGGATTAATAGCGGGGGAGAGCCTCTTAATTTTTCCGACTTGCTTATGTCTATTGCTATAGCAAATTGGTCAAAGAAAGATGCTCGCAAAGAACTGAATTTATTGGTAGATGAAATTAGAGACAAAGGTTTCTTTATTAACAAAGATTTAATATTAAAGACTTTCCTCGTTCTTTATAGTAACGACATTAGATTTAAAGTGACAAATTTCTCTAAGGGCAACGCTCAAGATTTTGAAGAAAAATGGGATAATATTAAGTGTTCATTTCATAGTGTATTTGATTTGATTAAATCATTCGGATTTACAGAAACCACACTGACATCTAAAAACGCTATTATTCCTATTATATACTATCTTTATCACAAGAACATTTACACTGATTTTCACAGAAAAAAATGTTATGAGGCAGACAGGAATGTCATTAAGAAGTGGCTCCATGTTGTTTTAATAAAGAGAACTTTCGGCGGACAAGCAGACGCCATACTATCAAAGATAAGAAATGTTTTTACTGACGATATAGGTATAGAAAAAATTAAGCTGTCAATTCAGGAGTTTCCTCATGACTTGATTGTCAAGGAATTGCGTGGCACTACAAAAGACATGACATTTGATGAAGATTATATCGATAAGCTATTACAAATTCAAAAAGATGATTCTCTATGTTTCTCAATACTTGCAGTACTTTACCCTCACCTAGACTATAGGAATGGAGACTTTCACAAAGACCACATATTCCCAGAATCTATGTTTATGAAGAGAAAATTAACCAAACTTGGAATAGGTGATGTTGATTTTGAGTTTTACTTGGACCGTAACAATTACAATGGTATAGCTAACCTACAATTACTAGACAGCAATGAAAATATGTCAAAACAAGATATCGACCTTAAGACGTGGGTATTGGGCGAGTCCAAGAAAAAAAACCTTACTCAGAAAGAGTTCTGTGTGAGGCATTTGATACCTGAGCTGCTTGAAGTTTCTCAATTCAAAGAATTCATCTACGCCAGAAAGGAGCTTCTCAAAGGCTTGCTACTTCAACTCGCTTAG
- the brnA gene encoding type II toxin-antitoxin system BrnA family antitoxin, which yields MKAEEFDRKFDDNEDISAYLDVSRAHRPGQEQKRVNVDFPVWMIRELDKEAKRLGVPRQSIIKVWVAERLRKAA from the coding sequence ATGAAGGCTGAAGAGTTCGACAGGAAATTCGACGACAACGAGGATATTTCCGCCTATCTGGACGTCTCCAGGGCTCATCGGCCCGGACAGGAGCAAAAGAGGGTGAATGTGGATTTCCCGGTGTGGATGATCCGGGAACTGGACAAGGAAGCAAAGCGCCTGGGGGTGCCCCGGCAATCCATCATCAAGGTCTGGGTGGCCGAACGGCTCCGAAAGGCGGCCTGA
- a CDS encoding acyltransferase, producing the protein MTAKAHDNYCPRLDGLRGVAILLVLFYHCGFLQFKGGFIGVDVFFALSGFLITSMLLAENENYGSIKLKKFYMRRIIRLFPALCFVLLFYVILDFVFQKPFQHISELLAALTYCLNLFLAFNHNLFIDKLHINAGHLWSLSIEEQYYLFWPLLLLLLLNTVKRRSFVLIAVLLLLGLSIGSRCYLVMHQAGVFRVYFGSDTRIDNLLLGSLAAVFCKLFQTPGDGFLKWSAYFGWLGLFFIVFFGREEQPGMLSLGFTLVGVCTLAILMPAVYLQRNTLSNAVLDQSFLKWTGKLSYSLYLWHYPIIKLIGKVHMGFIWGWRVYAADIGLSFATAALSYYAVEMPFLSLKKRFVASAAAEKKELSPD; encoded by the coding sequence ATGACGGCAAAAGCTCACGATAATTATTGTCCCCGTCTTGATGGCCTGCGGGGCGTCGCCATCCTCCTGGTGCTTTTTTATCACTGCGGGTTTCTTCAGTTCAAAGGCGGATTCATCGGCGTCGACGTTTTCTTCGCCTTGAGCGGTTTCCTCATAACTTCGATGCTGCTCGCGGAAAATGAAAATTACGGCTCGATAAAGCTGAAAAAGTTTTATATGCGGAGAATCATCAGATTATTTCCCGCCTTGTGTTTTGTCCTGTTGTTCTATGTAATTCTGGATTTCGTCTTTCAGAAGCCTTTTCAACACATTTCCGAATTATTAGCCGCGCTGACCTATTGCCTGAATCTTTTCCTGGCCTTCAACCATAACCTGTTCATAGATAAATTGCACATAAATGCGGGGCACTTGTGGTCGCTCTCCATAGAGGAGCAGTATTACCTCTTTTGGCCGCTTTTGCTCCTGCTTCTGCTGAACACCGTCAAGCGTCGATCGTTTGTGCTTATTGCCGTATTACTCCTGCTCGGTCTGTCAATCGGTTCAAGATGTTATCTCGTCATGCATCAGGCCGGCGTGTTCAGGGTCTATTTCGGCAGCGACACCAGAATCGACAACCTTCTTTTGGGCAGCCTGGCAGCGGTCTTCTGCAAGCTCTTTCAAACGCCGGGAGACGGTTTTCTCAAATGGAGCGCTTACTTTGGCTGGCTCGGGCTTTTTTTCATCGTTTTTTTCGGGCGCGAAGAGCAGCCCGGGATGCTGTCCCTGGGCTTCACCCTGGTCGGCGTTTGCACCCTCGCGATCCTGATGCCCGCGGTTTATCTGCAAAGGAATACCCTTTCAAACGCCGTGCTCGATCAGTCATTTTTGAAGTGGACCGGAAAGCTGTCCTACAGCCTTTATCTGTGGCATTACCCGATCATCAAGTTGATTGGAAAAGTACACATGGGTTTTATTTGGGGGTGGAGGGTCTATGCCGCCGACATCGGCTTGTCCTTCGCTACGGCGGCCCTGTCCTATTATGCCGTGGAGATGCCGTTTCTGTCGCTGAAAAAAAGGTTTGTCGCATCGGCCGCAGCCGAAAAGAAGGAGCTTTCGCCTGATTGA
- a CDS encoding DUF1499 domain-containing protein, producing MGILSTLLTACAGERPTNLGVHDNRLSACPSSPNCVSSQAADERHRIAPLTFTGDADAAFARLKRVLSHRSDTNIIEEQPGYLRAELHTTLFVDDGEFLLDRDARAIQVRSASRLGYSDLGKNRSRMEEIRREFAAAADK from the coding sequence ATGGGCATACTATCCACCCTCCTTACCGCTTGCGCGGGTGAGCGCCCGACCAACCTGGGCGTGCACGACAACCGGTTGTCCGCGTGCCCGTCGTCCCCCAATTGCGTTTCCAGCCAGGCGGCCGATGAACGGCACCGGATCGCGCCGTTGACCTTCACCGGCGATGCCGACGCGGCCTTTGCCCGGTTGAAGCGGGTTCTCTCCCACCGCAGCGACACGAATATCATCGAGGAGCAGCCCGGCTATCTTCGGGCCGAGTTGCACACCACCCTGTTTGTGGACGACGGGGAATTTCTGCTGGACCGGGATGCACGGGCGATCCAGGTCCGCTCGGCCTCGCGCCTGGGGTATTCGGACCTGGGCAAGAACCGCAGCCGCATGGAGGAGATTCGCCGCGAGTTCGCGGCAGCGGCGGACAAGTAG
- a CDS encoding helix-turn-helix domain-containing protein, which yields MSVGENIRRLREEAGYTQKQLAEIIQVKEPYISAMERGQRRPGKKILPRLCDALAVDEKTILYGPREAEQRPLSYEEKVLLAATEGLSSMQVRQVIQYMMKLKAADE from the coding sequence ATGTCTGTCGGGGAAAACATCAGGAGATTGCGCGAGGAAGCGGGCTACACGCAGAAGCAGTTGGCCGAGATCATCCAGGTGAAGGAGCCGTACATATCGGCCATGGAACGGGGACAGCGCCGTCCGGGGAAGAAGATCCTCCCCCGGCTGTGCGACGCCCTCGCCGTGGACGAAAAGACCATACTGTACGGCCCGCGGGAGGCGGAGCAACGCCCGTTGAGCTACGAGGAAAAGGTCCTGCTGGCGGCGACCGAAGGCCTGTCCAGCATGCAGGTGCGCCAGGTGATACAGTATATGATGAAACTGAAAGCGGCGGACGAATGA